One genomic segment of Catalinimonas alkaloidigena includes these proteins:
- a CDS encoding endonuclease/exonuclease/phosphatase family protein: protein MKKNILCGLTLVGVLTFGLGFLGSLSWLLDLFTHFRVYFLLYFFLLLTIAFIRKQKVAFLINALLSLFIITSLYTFYFPAPEETAAQGLKVCSINLLTSNHQYDEVIRYIEEEDFDIILFLEFNSRWAKALDELFTAYPYTHQKIREDNFGIALMSRLPLENSEVLILSKANMPTLVSDVRYEGRVLQIIGTHPVPPVGAFQFEARNEQFSRLNQLVKDSEKEVLLLGDLNCSSFSPNFKRISEGTKLRDSRQGFGLLPSWHARWFFLSVSIDHALLSEGVEVKARGTGPFIGSDHLPLEIVIDWKE, encoded by the coding sequence ATGAAGAAGAACATTTTATGTGGCCTTACTCTTGTGGGGGTACTTACTTTTGGATTGGGTTTTCTGGGCAGCTTAAGCTGGCTGCTTGACCTCTTTACACATTTCAGAGTGTATTTTCTGCTGTACTTCTTCCTGCTGCTAACCATTGCCTTTATCCGTAAGCAGAAAGTAGCTTTCCTGATCAACGCATTACTGTCACTGTTTATCATTACCTCTCTCTATACGTTTTACTTCCCCGCACCGGAGGAGACTGCTGCGCAGGGGCTAAAAGTTTGTTCCATCAACCTGCTGACCTCTAATCACCAATATGATGAGGTGATCCGCTACATAGAAGAGGAGGATTTTGACATCATACTTTTCCTGGAGTTCAACTCCCGGTGGGCCAAAGCCCTTGATGAGCTGTTTACTGCATACCCCTATACGCATCAAAAGATCAGGGAAGACAATTTCGGTATAGCTTTGATGAGCAGGCTACCTTTGGAAAACAGCGAAGTGCTGATCTTGAGCAAGGCTAACATGCCTACGCTTGTCAGTGATGTTCGTTACGAGGGCAGGGTACTACAAATCATCGGTACGCATCCCGTACCTCCGGTAGGAGCCTTTCAGTTTGAAGCCAGAAATGAGCAGTTCAGCCGACTGAATCAGCTGGTAAAAGACTCCGAAAAGGAAGTGCTGCTGCTGGGCGACCTCAACTGCAGTAGCTTCTCACCCAATTTTAAGCGGATCAGCGAGGGAACGAAGCTGCGGGATAGCCGACAGGGCTTCGGCCTGCTGCCCAGCTGGCATGCCCGCTGGTTTTTCCTGTCGGTCAGTATTGACCATGCGCTGCTGAGTGAAGGGGTGGAGGTGAAAGCAAGAGGTACAGGCCCTTTCATCGGCTCTGACCACCTACCGCTGGAGATAGTAATAGATTGGAAGGAGTGA
- a CDS encoding DinB family protein, with protein sequence MNTVELLANQTEGAYDWVNQLITTIPYDRWDIMPDIIESTVNWQAGHLIMSFYFHSVMTIAGHQSDIMEKIPLREYAALYTNAAPAAARGKVPPPQLHGHLMLMEQKSLEIIRALSPQALEQPLEPTRTPHPIAKTKLEALDWNIKHCMWHCGQIGMLRRVVHERFDFGLKYS encoded by the coding sequence ATGAATACCGTAGAACTCCTGGCCAATCAAACCGAAGGTGCTTACGACTGGGTCAATCAGCTGATCACTACTATTCCCTATGACAGATGGGATATTATGCCCGACATTATTGAATCAACCGTAAACTGGCAGGCAGGGCACCTGATTATGAGTTTTTATTTTCATTCGGTCATGACCATCGCTGGTCACCAGTCGGATATTATGGAAAAAATACCCCTGCGAGAGTATGCGGCCCTCTACACCAATGCCGCGCCCGCCGCTGCCCGGGGAAAAGTGCCACCACCACAGCTTCATGGACACCTTATGCTGATGGAACAAAAGTCACTGGAGATCATTCGTGCCCTCTCTCCGCAAGCGCTTGAACAGCCGCTGGAACCTACCCGCACCCCGCATCCCATTGCCAAAACCAAGTTAGAAGCCCTGGACTGGAACATCAAGCATTGCATGTGGCACTGCGGACAAATAGGCATGTTGAGGCGGGTGGTCCACGAACGTTTTGACTTTGGCCTCAAGTATAGCTGA
- a CDS encoding Hsp20/alpha crystallin family protein: MKRNGEFVPERYSPSVSRFFDDFFTRDLFDWPSFSNTNTTIPKVNVQENDNDFRVEVAAPGMKKNDFKIELDNDMLTISSEVSHEDEHEEKGKYSRKEFSYQSFQRSFRLPETVEADKIKAKYEDGILRLLIPKREEAKRKPARTINIS; this comes from the coding sequence ATGAAAAGAAACGGAGAGTTTGTACCTGAGAGGTATTCTCCTTCTGTATCACGATTCTTTGATGACTTTTTTACCCGTGATCTGTTTGACTGGCCTTCTTTCTCTAATACCAACACTACCATCCCTAAGGTAAATGTGCAGGAAAATGACAATGACTTTAGGGTAGAAGTGGCAGCTCCGGGTATGAAGAAGAATGATTTTAAGATAGAGCTGGACAATGACATGCTTACCATCTCTTCTGAGGTGAGTCATGAAGATGAACATGAGGAAAAAGGCAAATACTCCAGAAAAGAATTTAGTTATCAGTCATTCCAACGTTCTTTCCGTTTGCCTGAAACGGTTGAAGCTGACAAAATCAAAGCTAAGTACGAAGATGGTATATTACGGCTGCTTATCCCTAAAAGGGAAGAGGCAAAACGTAAACCAGCCCGTACCATCAATATCTCATAA
- a CDS encoding DUF4136 domain-containing protein, giving the protein MISISYKLIMTVGAALLFIGCTPNLMVNTDYDRDADFRQYETFYWSDEFQHDGNEGENNPLFYNTLNKKRLKTAIERELEGKGYTLSENNPDLLVNARVLVEERNTQNYAYGPYSYWGWGYNNYRSADSEKEGDVVIELIDQNQQQLVWQGYASGVLDTDTENRQEEISEAVTIILSKYQHRAGQTSVGR; this is encoded by the coding sequence ATGATAAGTATATCATATAAGTTAATAATGACAGTAGGTGCAGCCTTGCTATTCATAGGGTGCACTCCCAATTTAATGGTAAATACAGACTATGACAGAGATGCTGATTTCAGACAGTATGAGACATTTTACTGGTCAGATGAGTTTCAGCATGATGGAAATGAAGGTGAAAATAATCCTCTTTTCTACAATACGCTGAATAAAAAGCGTCTGAAGACTGCCATTGAGCGTGAACTGGAAGGTAAAGGTTATACGCTTTCTGAAAATAACCCTGACCTGCTGGTAAATGCGAGAGTCTTGGTGGAAGAAAGAAATACACAGAATTATGCTTATGGTCCATATTCTTACTGGGGCTGGGGCTATAATAATTATCGCTCAGCTGACAGCGAGAAAGAAGGTGATGTGGTGATTGAACTGATTGACCAAAACCAGCAGCAACTGGTTTGGCAGGGCTATGCTTCTGGTGTATTAGATACCGATACTGAGAACCGACAGGAGGAAATTAGTGAAGCGGTGACAATAATACTTTCTAAATACCAACATCGTGCAGGGCAGACTAGTGTTGGCCGCTAA
- a CDS encoding TonB-dependent receptor translates to MIHSFTRYLLLILCLGFGITSISYDLACAQSSGAIKGSIQSSGGDPLANINVALQGSSLGTSTNSEGRFTISNVPAGNYTLVASSVGYSAKKQNVDVKSGETTTLNLQLSESAMELNEVQVSGHTDSYKVDIPSPTLRIKTPLIEVPQNIQVVNREMIEDQQIFDMLEGVSRNVSGVTRLEHWDNYARLNMRGSRIAPFRNGMNVQSSWGPLTEDMSMVERIEFVKGPAGFMMANGEPSGFYNVVTKKPTGITQGEATITVGSFDTYRATADLDGKLSEDGKLLYRLNLMGQAKGSHRPYEYNNRYTVAPVLKYQIDERTSITAEYTYQYAQTGPIGSAYVFSANGYADLPLDFTIAEPNMDPSTIHDHSSYLILEHQLSENWQLTGQVAYFNYEASGSSFWIAGVDEAGNMQRTVSIWDALNTGKFGQFFVNGDVQTGGIKHHILAGLDLGSKRYIADWNQSVNLNGTVPFNIYDPVHSVPLDSLPQFDRTRSLRQRAGANILSQSYSGVYIQDELHFWEEKIRLTLAGRITSTQDSQYGSGTDETKFTPRAGVSISIDPQSSVYALYDQAFVPQTGADVNGNAFDPITGNNIEAGLKKDWFDGQWNSTLAVYQITKNNVLVADPENINFSTQLGQTQTSGVELDVKGEILPGLTMIWNYAYTNSEITEDTEESNIGNSVPGFAKHLTNGWLAYRFNNVLEGFGISLGYQWQLDRSSWSWAGSTGQEALPDYFRMDGSISWQNDNFNVALNVNNILDEYLYSGSAYSTYYYWQTEPPRNFRLSLGYKF, encoded by the coding sequence ATGATACACTCATTTACTCGTTACCTATTACTCATCCTGTGCCTAGGATTCGGCATAACTTCTATTTCATATGATTTGGCTTGCGCACAATCGTCCGGAGCCATAAAAGGGAGTATACAGTCATCGGGAGGTGATCCTTTAGCTAACATTAATGTAGCCCTGCAAGGTAGCAGTCTGGGTACTTCTACGAACAGCGAAGGTCGTTTTACCATTAGTAATGTACCTGCAGGAAATTATACATTGGTAGCATCTTCGGTGGGTTATTCTGCAAAAAAGCAGAATGTTGATGTAAAAAGTGGAGAGACTACTACGCTTAATTTACAACTAAGCGAGTCCGCAATGGAGCTAAATGAAGTACAAGTCAGTGGTCACACAGACTCTTATAAGGTAGACATTCCTTCTCCTACTTTACGCATCAAAACACCCCTGATAGAAGTCCCTCAGAACATACAGGTGGTGAATCGTGAAATGATAGAAGATCAACAGATATTTGATATGCTGGAAGGTGTATCACGCAATGTCAGCGGGGTTACCAGGCTAGAGCATTGGGATAATTACGCACGTCTCAATATGAGAGGTTCGCGTATTGCCCCATTCAGAAACGGTATGAATGTACAGTCCTCTTGGGGGCCTCTGACAGAAGATATGTCTATGGTAGAGCGTATAGAGTTTGTTAAAGGTCCTGCCGGCTTTATGATGGCCAACGGTGAGCCTAGCGGTTTTTATAATGTGGTAACCAAAAAGCCTACGGGTATCACCCAAGGAGAAGCTACTATTACAGTAGGCAGCTTTGACACTTATCGCGCTACTGCTGATCTGGATGGTAAGCTAAGCGAAGACGGAAAGCTACTTTACCGCCTCAACCTGATGGGTCAGGCCAAAGGTTCACATCGTCCTTATGAGTACAACAATCGCTATACTGTAGCTCCGGTACTCAAATACCAGATTGATGAGCGCACATCCATCACCGCAGAATATACTTACCAGTATGCTCAAACCGGCCCTATTGGTTCTGCCTATGTATTCTCTGCCAATGGTTATGCGGACTTACCTTTAGACTTTACTATTGCCGAGCCAAATATGGATCCCTCCACCATCCACGATCATAGTTCATACCTCATCCTGGAGCATCAACTTTCCGAAAACTGGCAGTTGACCGGTCAAGTGGCTTATTTTAACTATGAAGCTAGTGGTAGCTCTTTCTGGATTGCCGGAGTGGATGAAGCAGGAAATATGCAACGTACAGTCAGTATTTGGGATGCTTTGAATACTGGCAAGTTCGGCCAATTTTTTGTTAATGGTGATGTGCAAACCGGAGGCATCAAACACCATATACTGGCGGGCCTGGACCTGGGGTCTAAGCGATATATCGCTGACTGGAATCAAAGTGTTAACCTAAACGGAACAGTACCTTTCAATATTTACGATCCAGTACATTCCGTACCTCTGGATTCTTTACCTCAGTTTGATCGTACCCGCAGCCTGCGACAACGTGCCGGAGCCAATATCCTGAGCCAGTCATATTCCGGGGTTTATATACAGGATGAGCTTCACTTCTGGGAGGAAAAAATACGCCTCACTTTAGCAGGTAGAATTACCTCTACGCAAGACAGTCAATATGGTAGCGGTACTGATGAGACTAAATTTACGCCTAGAGCTGGTGTAAGCATATCCATTGATCCTCAGTCTTCTGTATATGCCCTCTATGATCAGGCTTTTGTTCCGCAGACAGGTGCTGATGTTAATGGTAATGCTTTTGATCCGATTACCGGAAATAATATTGAAGCAGGTTTGAAAAAAGATTGGTTTGATGGGCAGTGGAATTCTACCCTTGCCGTGTACCAGATCACTAAAAATAATGTACTGGTGGCAGACCCTGAAAACATCAACTTTTCTACTCAGTTAGGTCAGACGCAAACCTCAGGGGTAGAGTTAGATGTAAAAGGAGAAATTTTGCCTGGCCTCACCATGATCTGGAATTATGCCTATACCAATTCGGAGATCACTGAAGATACTGAAGAATCAAATATTGGTAATTCAGTTCCTGGTTTTGCCAAGCACCTTACAAATGGTTGGCTGGCTTACCGCTTTAATAATGTACTGGAAGGTTTCGGAATTTCCCTGGGCTACCAATGGCAGCTTGACCGCTCTAGCTGGTCATGGGCAGGCAGCACCGGCCAGGAAGCACTACCAGATTATTTCCGCATGGATGGTTCTATATCCTGGCAAAATGATAATTTCAATGTAGCATTAAATGTCAATAACATACTTGACGAGTATTTATATTCCGGCTCTGCCTACAGCACATATTATTATTGGCAAACTGAACCACCCAGAAACTTCCGCTTATCATTAGGCTATAAATTTTAA
- a CDS encoding PepSY-associated TM helix domain-containing protein, whose protein sequence is MTFKKIVGKIHLWLGLASGLVVFIVAITGCLIAFEDEIKSITRSFRSITPPDAEQSMLSPTQLSAIAKTALKTSDEPKGYVYNESDKTTSVWFWGFEPEHFYTVHVNPYNGNIVNITDEEADFFHIMIHGHYYLWLPPNIGQPVVAYGTLIFALMLISGLILWWPKNKKARKQRFTIKWDAKWRRLNYDLHNVMGFYILSVGLVLALTGMVMGMQWFANTVHIAMGGDGDGVYVQPPSDTTAIVQMEEQQTGIDQLWTKLLPQKPEDGILYIGTPQDKEGAYYTYINHDAESFHQVDYKHYDQYTLEPLDTTGPYEGKYEDADLADTVLRMNYDIHRGAILGLTGKIIAFIASLIIASMPVTGVMIWWGRRKKSRKSSHKKGLKKAIKKEEEELVASK, encoded by the coding sequence ATGACTTTTAAAAAAATCGTCGGAAAGATACATCTCTGGCTCGGATTAGCGTCCGGGCTGGTGGTGTTTATTGTAGCCATCACCGGCTGCCTCATCGCATTTGAGGATGAGATCAAAAGCATTACACGTTCTTTTCGGAGCATTACTCCTCCTGATGCAGAGCAGTCAATGCTATCTCCAACACAGCTTTCAGCCATTGCTAAAACTGCGCTAAAAACCTCAGATGAGCCCAAAGGTTATGTTTACAATGAATCCGATAAAACGACCAGCGTTTGGTTCTGGGGCTTTGAGCCGGAGCATTTTTACACCGTACATGTCAATCCCTACAATGGAAATATCGTAAATATTACTGACGAGGAAGCTGATTTTTTTCATATCATGATCCACGGCCATTACTATCTGTGGCTTCCTCCCAATATCGGGCAACCGGTTGTGGCTTACGGCACACTTATTTTTGCCCTTATGCTCATTAGTGGGTTAATATTATGGTGGCCCAAAAACAAGAAGGCACGCAAGCAGCGCTTCACGATCAAGTGGGATGCCAAATGGCGAAGGCTCAACTATGACCTGCATAATGTGATGGGTTTTTACATACTTTCCGTAGGTCTGGTCCTGGCACTAACGGGTATGGTAATGGGTATGCAGTGGTTTGCCAATACGGTACACATAGCCATGGGAGGCGATGGTGATGGTGTTTATGTTCAACCTCCTTCTGATACTACAGCCATTGTCCAGATGGAAGAGCAGCAGACAGGAATTGACCAGCTCTGGACAAAGTTGCTTCCTCAAAAGCCTGAAGATGGAATTTTATACATCGGTACTCCCCAAGATAAAGAAGGAGCTTACTACACCTATATCAATCATGATGCAGAGTCTTTTCATCAAGTAGATTATAAGCATTATGATCAATATACACTTGAGCCGTTAGATACTACCGGACCCTATGAAGGCAAGTATGAGGATGCAGACCTGGCAGATACCGTACTGCGCATGAATTATGACATTCACCGAGGAGCAATTCTGGGGTTGACCGGTAAGATCATTGCTTTCATCGCTAGCCTGATTATCGCCAGTATGCCAGTAACCGGAGTAATGATTTGGTGGGGTCGCCGAAAAAAAAGCAGGAAATCTTCTCACAAGAAAGGCTTAAAGAAAGCTATCAAAAAGGAGGAAGAGGAGCTTGTTGCCAGTAAATAA
- a CDS encoding WG repeat-containing protein produces MIKRIALALFTLSISLNTFADYAPENDELRFTIVEKNELKGLFDEEGKTIIPIEYEDLGWVGSLPKVYNKVIGYREKSKWGLIDMKNKKVTDAMFHSLSPFYDKLIIASKGTEMGHKHVYGLINTKGEQELGFRYYSLEANHEQLIAATMNNHMPSYGVIDEDGQAVIGFQYSKITGLSKKTYAVYDQQNKLAVYTSEGNPLTTFRYDSITPFDLHHLAKVYENGKQGVIREDGHIILPIEYQKVRISDKGEVSALPFSKWHAYTGDNKKLRTYTFEDMRPAGVNLYQIKIGDVYSFVNQEGELILSENWKIDTLLHGFAILKKGNSYGAMKSLKSEENEIILDTIYDTLYVQEDYMLAAQKVGQDSYSWSMFDSHGEQLTSYVYQDIKPESEGFFPVKRKNHWGYIDRKGEEVIPCQYLSVSPFRQGRASVDFIDGQGIIDTYGQWTVKPFKYKGASLNLERIHDDLYVFSTKAHRYEAAKYGLVDNGGHEIYVSNYALINNGHTVWEKNEQGKYGLITYDGERLLDTKYDTISALQEGTIYTFQKDGHYGIMNRDGEILVDLDNNFQELYAMSNHYLGVKIDDKFGFVDTLGRLRIANRYDSISRFQSNMAAIKLLGRWGYIDLSEHLVVQPHFEEAHPYSEGLAVVRKGGKYGMVNKKGKTVVANEYDKIRPSLKNRFIVEKVEEDDDESQMGLVSDTGSTLIYPKYDSLEDLGNGYVIISRNERYGLLTTQGKSTIPLKYDYIRYDPYNELYLVLEEQSWQSIDLPPTTAGK; encoded by the coding sequence ATGATAAAGAGAATAGCTCTCGCTCTTTTTACCCTTTCGATTTCATTGAATACTTTCGCTGATTATGCGCCTGAAAACGATGAATTACGTTTTACGATCGTAGAAAAGAACGAGCTAAAAGGACTGTTTGACGAAGAGGGAAAAACAATAATTCCTATTGAATATGAAGATTTAGGATGGGTTGGTAGTCTCCCCAAAGTATACAATAAAGTAATAGGATATCGGGAGAAAAGTAAGTGGGGACTTATTGATATGAAAAACAAAAAGGTGACAGATGCTATGTTTCATAGTTTGTCACCTTTTTATGATAAGTTGATAATTGCTTCAAAAGGTACAGAGATGGGGCATAAGCATGTTTACGGACTTATCAATACCAAAGGAGAACAGGAGCTTGGCTTTCGTTATTATTCCCTTGAAGCCAACCATGAGCAACTGATAGCCGCAACCATGAACAATCACATGCCTTCTTACGGAGTGATTGATGAAGATGGACAGGCAGTCATTGGTTTCCAATACAGCAAAATTACAGGCCTATCTAAAAAAACTTACGCAGTATACGACCAGCAAAACAAGCTTGCAGTATATACTTCCGAAGGTAATCCACTCACTACTTTTCGTTATGATAGCATTACTCCATTTGACCTGCATCATTTAGCTAAAGTTTACGAAAACGGAAAGCAGGGAGTAATAAGAGAAGATGGGCATATCATTTTGCCTATAGAGTATCAAAAAGTTAGAATCAGTGATAAGGGAGAAGTTTCTGCGCTGCCCTTCAGCAAATGGCATGCTTACACCGGAGATAACAAAAAGCTTCGTACCTATACTTTTGAAGATATGAGGCCTGCCGGTGTTAATCTTTACCAGATTAAGATCGGAGATGTTTATTCTTTTGTCAATCAGGAAGGGGAACTCATTCTATCAGAAAATTGGAAGATAGACACTCTGCTGCATGGTTTCGCTATCCTTAAAAAAGGAAACAGTTATGGAGCCATGAAGAGTCTTAAGTCAGAAGAAAATGAAATTATTCTTGACACGATTTATGACACCCTATACGTGCAGGAAGATTATATGCTGGCAGCGCAGAAGGTAGGCCAGGATTCATATAGTTGGTCTATGTTTGACAGCCATGGTGAGCAACTGACAAGCTATGTTTATCAGGATATTAAACCAGAAAGTGAAGGGTTTTTTCCGGTAAAAAGAAAAAATCATTGGGGGTATATTGATCGTAAAGGAGAGGAAGTAATTCCTTGTCAGTATTTGTCCGTTTCACCTTTTCGTCAGGGAAGGGCCAGTGTAGACTTTATAGATGGACAGGGTATTATTGATACTTATGGGCAGTGGACCGTTAAGCCGTTTAAGTATAAAGGGGCAAGCCTTAACCTGGAAAGGATTCATGATGACCTCTATGTTTTCAGCACCAAAGCGCATCGCTATGAAGCGGCCAAATACGGCTTGGTTGATAATGGTGGACATGAAATTTATGTAAGCAATTACGCACTCATTAACAATGGGCATACAGTCTGGGAAAAAAATGAGCAAGGTAAATACGGATTGATTACCTACGATGGCGAAAGATTGCTCGATACTAAATATGATACAATATCGGCACTTCAGGAAGGAACAATTTATACTTTCCAGAAGGACGGACATTACGGAATCATGAATAGGGATGGAGAAATACTGGTAGACCTGGACAATAATTTCCAGGAACTCTACGCAATGAGTAACCATTACCTTGGTGTAAAGATAGATGACAAATTTGGGTTTGTAGATACACTGGGACGTTTGCGTATCGCCAATCGCTATGATTCAATCAGTCGTTTTCAAAGTAATATGGCAGCCATAAAGCTGCTTGGTCGCTGGGGATATATAGACCTTTCAGAACACTTGGTAGTACAGCCTCATTTTGAAGAAGCCCATCCCTACAGTGAAGGGCTGGCGGTTGTAAGAAAAGGAGGTAAGTATGGAATGGTCAATAAGAAAGGAAAAACTGTGGTTGCGAATGAATATGATAAAATTCGCCCTTCGCTAAAAAACCGCTTCATTGTTGAAAAGGTTGAAGAAGATGATGATGAATCCCAAATGGGTTTGGTAAGCGATACCGGCAGCACCTTAATTTATCCTAAGTATGACTCTTTAGAAGATTTAGGTAATGGATATGTAATCATTAGCAGAAATGAACGATATGGCTTGTTGACTACGCAGGGAAAAAGTACGATCCCACTTAAATATGATTATATCAGATATGATCCTTACAATGAACTTTATCTGGTATTAGAAGAACAAAGCTGGCAATCCATAGACCTCCCTCCAACTACGGCAGGAAAATAA
- a CDS encoding DUF2383 domain-containing protein, which produces MTTNQDNIKLLEKIYGRTLKASETYRNASKNVHNRPLTLFFEKAAVSHEKFAEELKNELSQMGSNVSKKSSLNISTDNFWSDFASIIVRRNESAMLKNCLKAEEKAVVLYDEAVESNDIEGRIKEKIRGQRDYAKSLSAEVSSLEKQYASD; this is translated from the coding sequence ATGACAACAAATCAGGACAATATTAAACTTTTAGAAAAAATATACGGAAGAACACTTAAAGCGAGTGAAACCTACCGTAATGCTTCAAAGAATGTACACAACAGGCCCCTTACTTTATTTTTTGAAAAAGCCGCAGTTTCTCATGAAAAATTCGCTGAAGAGTTAAAGAATGAGCTTAGTCAAATGGGAAGTAATGTATCTAAAAAAAGCTCCTTGAACATAAGTACAGATAACTTCTGGTCTGACTTTGCTTCTATCATTGTAAGAAGAAATGAATCAGCAATGCTCAAAAACTGTTTGAAGGCTGAGGAAAAAGCAGTTGTTCTTTACGATGAGGCAGTAGAAAGCAATGATATAGAGGGTAGGATCAAAGAAAAAATAAGAGGTCAGCGTGACTATGCCAAAAGCTTATCCGCAGAGGTAAGCTCACTTGAAAAACAATATGCCAGTGACTGA